The following are encoded together in the Babesia microti strain RI chromosome II, complete genome genome:
- a CDS encoding nucleoside-diphosphate kinase (overlaps_old_locusTagID:BBM_II03405): MGTVEKSFIMIKPDGVRKGLIGEIISRFEKRGFKMNEGKLVMPKKEIVKQHYAEHIDKPFFDDLINFIIDGPVFISVWSGKNVVSIARTMLGATNPENAAPGTIRGDYAIEVRENICHASDTVESAEREIAIWFGYGVNSEL; encoded by the exons ATGGGAACCGTTGAAAAGTCGTTCATTATGATCAAACCGGACGGGGTCCGGAAAGGACTAATTGGTGAAATAATATCCAGATTCGAAAAACGTGGGTTTAAGATGAATGAAGGGAAGTTAGTTATGCCAAAAAAGGAAATTGTTAAACAACATTACGCTGAACATATAGATAAACCTTTTTTCGACGATCTGataaatttcattatcGATGGTCCAGTATTTATCTCAGTATGGAGTGGGAAGAATGTTGTATCTATTGCCCGTACTATGCTCGGTGCTACTAATCCGGAAAATGCGGCGCctg GAACCATAAGAGGCGATTATGCTATTGAAGTTAGAGAAAACATTTGCCACGCTTCAGATACCGTTGAGTCTGCTGAGCGCGAAATTGCTATATGGTTTGGCTATGGCGTCAATTCTGAATTGTAA
- a CDS encoding Translation machinery-associated protein 22 (overlaps_old_locusTagID:BBM_II03375) — protein sequence MWAHDTYPPIEGEITVKYCKTCGMPYDYCDFGGMWSICKETATGKYPNLYSEGHVAKEDKKKTEKKKPDDDKVTIQRVSRAKRKVVTAVSGLHLFGVKLDAASKLFSKQFATGASIVKGIPGQSDKIDIQGDVESTIVQFIKQCFPSIPSDKIAILPPKI from the exons ATGTGGGCCCACGACACTTACCCACCCATAGAAGGTGAAATAACAGtcaaatattgcaaaa CATGCGGAATGCCATATGATTATTGTGATTTTGGAGGCATGTGGTCAATATGTAAGGAAACAGCGACTGGAAAATACCCAAATTTGTACTCTGAAGGGCACGTAGCAAAGGAGGATAAGAAGAAAACTGAGAAGAAAAAACCAGAT GACGATAAAGTGACTATCCAAAGGGTTTCAAGGGCTAAAAGGAAGGTGGTCACTGCGGTCAGTGGGCTACATTTATTTG GTGTGAAGCTAGATGCGGCATCTAAACTTTTCAGTAAACAATTTGCCACGGGGGCCAGTATCGTTAAGGGAATTCCTGGGCAGTCAGACAAGATAGATATACAA GGAGATGTTGAATCTACAATTGTTCAGTTTATAAAGCAGTGTTTTCCATCAATTCCCAGCGACAAGATTGCAATTCTGCCTCCGAAAATATAA
- a CDS encoding conserved Plasmodium protein, unknown function (overlaps_old_locusTagID:BBM_II03380) translates to MNQLSTATPETSPISRLSLSTDWESKDVPNPLEILKMDKQGMSDVSLSTRLALRKNTESIVPVETEYPRASAPKKRGRPRKNPVPVSTAASDSRSKPSKSISVSGKYAGPKISNDDITAIVDNMDELFRPTKSLLGPEAFNASTLKFIEMSTGITCSPLVSQSNIANIGILKIQPLTHYGPYINVQRGFIVLIILNSEPGKLTFDSGHDNLGPAQCDNNTQLMVCPNDMFMLHNTSSSMEAEVLMILCHSLGNDVDHLKDIKYAY, encoded by the exons ATGAACCAACTAAGCACCGCCACTCCCGAAACATCTCCAATATCTCGCCTATCACTTTCAACTGATTGGGAAAGCAAGGATGTACCTAATCCACTTGAAATATTGA AAATGGACAAACAGGGCATGTCCGATGTGTCACTATCAACTCGTTTAGCACTAAGGAAGAATACTGAGTCTATTGTACCAGTGGAAACAGAATATCCCCGTGCTTCTGCCCCTAAAAAGAGGGGTCGACCTAGGAAAAATCCTGTTCCAGTATCTACCGCGGCCAGTGATTCTAGGTCTAAACCTAGCAAGTCTATTAGCGTTTCTGGTAAATATGCGGGAcctaaaatatcaaatgaCGACATAACTGCCATAGTAGATAACATGGATGAACTATTTAGACCCACTAAATCGTTGTTAGGCCCAGAAGCGTTTAACGCGTctacattaaaatttattgaaatgAGCACAGGAATAACCTGCTCGCCATTAGTGTCCCAGAGCAATATCGCAAACATTGGAATACTAAAAATCCAACCTTTAACCCATTATGGACCATATATTAATGTTCAACGGGGTTTCATCgtactaattattttaaactCCGAACCTGGAAAATTGACATTTGATTCTGGTCATGATAATTTGGGGCCAGCACAATGTGATAACAATACTCAACTGATGGTTTGCCCAAATGACATGTTCATGTTGCACAATACCAG ttcTTCTATGGAGGCTGAAGtgttgatgattttatgCCACTCATTAGGCAATGACGTGGATCATCTCAAGGACATTAAATATGCTTACTGA
- a CDS encoding hypothetical protein (overlaps_old_locusTagID:BBM_II03410) translates to MNTDYYKLILQFELSLIYWLTKYRLITTTDYVTKLIGAIEHRDSILTVDNSNNGVDLVEFFANEAVNENFKIKLFQRIIGKWMSIVSDWQFCDFKLTKNDYLAVKSAIGRVPAGLIGLCGDIALVSPFVHESDTDYESNRLINGGLVPFINYLSQSNVENEESVWIDCEMLRLYLLDGEVIWGKINNFLKKFQKINCLSQYITEIAVDTNIAKLIDSSQFYNVKQLLLHLKPFPTICYVVGSDTNKKISKLEGKGFITKYQALLDSNELLMENFVNENFHCLISRFILLHIDIIRCLYTVLVNSMGFKQIASELLNSEIMESDEDNSNKPISESCEVSEIGIITRALSILNTVRRYGIGGTDNWYRVKCLHSHYAYNMSFGLLNSVTLNFINSSE, encoded by the coding sequence ATGAATACTGACTACTACAAACTGATATTGCAATTTGAActatcattaatttattggttaACTAAGTACAGGCTGATAACTACTACTGATTATGTAACTAAATTGATTGGAGCCATAGAACATCGAGATTCTATATTGACCGTAGACAATTCTAATAATGGCGTTGATTTGGTTGAATTCTTCGCGAATGAAGCGGTGAATGAAaactttaaaataaaactATTTCAACGAATAATTGGAAAATGGATGTCAATTGTGTCGGACTGGCAATTTTGTGATTTCAAATTGACAAAGAATGATTATCTGGCTGTTAAAAGTGCAATTGGAAGGGTACCAGCTGGTTTAATTGGATTGTGTGGAGATATCGCATTAGTTTCCCCATTTGTACATGAATCAGATACTGACTATGAAAGTAATAGATTAATCAATGGGGGGTTAGTAccatttattaattacttaAGTCAATCTAATGTTGAAAATGAGGAATCTGTATGGATTGATTGTGAGATGCTAAGGTTATATCTATTAGATGGAGAGGTTATATGGGgaaaaataaacaattttctcaaaaaattccaaaagATAAACTGTCTATCGCAATATATTACTGAAATCGCTGTAGACACAAATATAGCTAAGCTTATCGATAGTAGTCAGTTTTACAATGTCAAACAATTGCTCCTCCACCTGAAACCATTTCCTACAATATGTTATGTAGTAGGCTCCGATACTAATAAgaaaattagtaaattagAGGGAAAAGGCTTCATAACAAAATATCAAGCTTTACTTGATTCCAATGAATTGTTaatggaaaattttgttaatgAGAATTTTCATTGTCTAATTTCCAGGTTTATACTGTTGCACATTGATATAATACGATGCTTGTACACGGTATTAGTGAATTCTATGGGttttaaacaaatagcATCGGAATTATTGAATTCCGAAATTATGGAATCTGATGAAGATAATAGTAATAAACCCATTAGTGAAAGTTGTGAAGTGAGTGAAATTGGAATTATTACTAGGGCCTTGAGTATCTTAAATACTGTGAGGAGGTATGGCATAGGTGGCACTGACAACTGGTATAGGGTCAAATGTCTACACTCTCACTATGCATATAATATGAGTTTCGGCCTTTTAAATTCCGTAACAttgaattttatcaattctAGCGAATAG
- a CDS encoding AFG3 family protein (overlaps_old_locusTagID:BBM_II03370), with product MLPLRLLRQANIARLKRCISTCSNFHSCCYLLSLKHNDNYKYFADKTKKDDKSTSNDKKDSKQDTDSSQRYEHPPNQPYDPSIGLSLMIIFGGSLLLELVNSGFYRNEITFQEFFVKYLSMGQVDKIHVVNREYAKCFIKNGKENKIVYFRIGSIEHFETRLNQIQQSLDIHPDEYIPVQYVTGVNVVNELKKFIPFGILFFLIALGFRKLMMKGPPGMDKFFRMGKAVTVQAKDLKVKTSFKDVAGMNEAKMEISEFVDFLKNPERFKSLGAKIPKGALLCGPPGTGKTLLAKAVAGEAQVPFYSISGSDFIEVFVGIGPSRVRDLFENARKNAPSIIFIDEIDAIGKKRARGGFAGGSNDERENTLNQILVEMDGFKSSSGVVVMAGTNRADILDPALVRPGRFDRTINISKPDIGERYEIFKVHLKPIKFSQNTDVDDLARRMAALTPGFVGAEIANVINEAAIVAARRKAEDGVEMRDFDAAVERCIGGMVRSSGLLSNEQKRVIAYHETGHALTGWWLEYADPVLKVSIVPRSSGALGFSQQMPDDIALFSKEAILDKIAVILGGRAAEEIFIGKITTGATDDLNKVTKLCHSFVSQWGMNAKIGLVSYNTEGEQDFYRNYSESTAQMIDNEVKNIITAQYERVKKVLCDKADLVHKLSNLLYDKETLTYHDIANCVGERPFPPNEKYKAFIEANPHKIAVNSSN from the exons ATGCTGCCCCTGCGTCTACTAAGGCAGGCAAATATAGCTAGGTTGAAACGCTGCATCAGTACTTGTTCTAACTTCCATAGttgttgttatttattGTCACTGAAACacaatgataattataaatattttgctGATAAAACTAAAAAGGATGATAAATCAACTAGCAATGATAAGAAGGATAGCAAACAAGACACTGATTCATCGCAACGATATGAACATCCGCCCAATCAACCATATGACCCATCCATCGGTCTATCACTTATGATTATATTCGGCGGCAGTTTATTACTTGAACTGGTTAATTCCGGATTCTATCGCAATGAGATAACATTTCAGGAATTTTTTGTCAAGTACCTCTCTATGGGACAAGTGGACAAAATTCATGTTGTGAATAGAGAATATGCCAAATGTTTTATTAAGAATGGCAAGGAAAATAAGATTGTTTACTTCCGAATAGGTTCAATTGAACATTTTGAGACACGGTTGAACCAGATACAGCAGTCATTAGACATTCATCCCGATGAATATATACCCGTTCAATATGTCACGGGTGTAAACGTTGTTAATGAATTGAAGAAGTTTATCCCTTTTGGTATATTATTCTTTCTTATAGCTCTAGGATTTAGAAAGTTGATGATGAAGGGGCCTCCTGGTATGGATAAGTTTTTTAGGATGGGTAAGGCTGTGACGGTACAGGCCAAAGATTTAAAG GTTAAAACATCGTTCAAAGACGTTGCTGGGATGAACGAAGCTAAGATGGAAATTTCCGAGTTTGTAGATTTTCTCAAAAATCCAGAAAGATTTAAAAGTTTGGGCGCCAAAATACCAAAAGGCGCACTGCTTTGTGGACCTCCTGGTACGGGTAAAACGCTTCTTGCCAAGGCTGTTGCCGGGGAAGCCCAAGTTCCATTCTACTCCATATCTGGATCAGATTTCATTGAGGTATTCGTTGGTATCGGCCCCAGTCGTGTAAGGGATCTATTTGAGAATGCTAGAAAAAATGCCCCTTCAATAATCtttattgatgaaatagATGCCATTGGTAAGAAAAGAGCGAGAGGAGGCTTTGCCGGTGGTTCTAACGATGAAAGGGAAAATAcattaaatcaaattttggtAGAAATGGATGGCTTTAAATCATCATCAGGTGTAGTTGTGATGGCCGGTACTAATCGTGCAGATATACTAGACCCAGCATTAGTGCGACCAGGAAGATTCGATAGAACAATAAATATCTCAAAGCCTGATATTGGGGAGagatatgaaatatttaaggTTCATTTGAAGCCCATAAAATTTAGTCAGAATACTGATGTTGATGATTTGGCTAGGAGAATGGCAGCACTTACACCTGGTTTTGTCGGTGCCGAAATTGCAAATGTAATAAACGAGGCGGCAATTGTGGCTGCCAGGCGAAAAGCTGAAGATGGTGTTGAGATGAGG GATTTTGACGCGGCAGTTGAGCGATGCATTGGAGGTATGGTCAGAAGTTCAGGGCTACTTTCCAATGAACAAAAGAGAGTAATCGCATATCACGAGACAGGGCACGCTCTCACTGGTTGGTGGCTTGAATACGCTGATCCTGTACTCAAAGTTTCTATTGTACCACGTTCATCTGGTGCCCTTGGCTTTTCCCAGCAAATGCCGGATGACATAGCTCTTTTTTCAAAGGAGGCCATTTTGGACAAAATCGCAGTGATTTTAGGGGGGCGGGCTGCGGAGGAAATATTCATTGGAAAAATAACTACTGGCGCCACCGACGATCTCAATAAAGTTACTAAATTGTGCCATTCATTCGTATCCCAATGGGGAATGAATGCTAAAATTGGTCTAGTCTCATACAATACAGAAGGGGAACAAGATTTTTACCGTAACTACTCGGAATCTACCGCTCAAATGATTGATAATGAGGTAAAGAACATCATCACGGCCCAGTATGAAAGAGTTAAAAAGGTGTTGTGTGATAAGGCTGATTTAGTACACAAATTGTCCAATTTGTTGTATGATAAAGAAACACTTACATATCATGACATAGCGAATTGTGTAGGGGAGAGACCATTTCCCCCCAATGAGAAGTATAAGGCATTCATTGAGGCAAATCCTCATAAAATAGCTGTAAACAGTAGTAATTGA
- a CDS encoding signal recognition particle receptor subunit alpha (overlaps_old_locusTagID:BBM_II03400): MIDAAIAFTREGLILWCQIYDSLDLKAINKLIQDYLLSEKSNLDTVYFDGIYYRWSMINEYNIIFVLSHRALLPSDKTKLFINDITRSFKKYIKRRVTSKTLLILESSEFEDFSNEFTKIISNSNRLTSNITGVNKSQTAKSETNNLDKNDIEGKGKKGKEKRSWSYKDKISRKDIDALDFSEKVQSDNGQMGQAINTSQYIDSESDDSYCEEKESIFTRYYRKVADSLQSYMGNKTLTIEDVDKAMVELKSLLASRNVSTDVCEMLCESVKKGLIGKTTKRFVSVNKAINDALCNAVTQVLTYSGTIDIFAEATRHKNQNLLYTIAFCGVNGVGKSTTLAKVCYFLKNKGFKVLLAACDTFRSGAVEQLKIHANCLNVEVFDRGYGKNPDEIAKSAISYAEQNSYDVVLIDTAGRMQDNEPLMKSLAKLVHVNNPSRIFFVGEALVGNDGVDQLEKFNNCFKHSKRGIDGIILTKFDTVDNKVGAALSMSYIAGKPIVFVGTGQNYNNLRPLNSASVVKSLTS, from the exons ATGATAGATGCTGCAATTGCATTCACCCGTGAGGGTCTGATTCTATGGTGTCAAATATACGATTCACTCGATTTAAAAGCTATAAATAAGCTCATTCAAGATTACTTACTATCA GAAAAATCGAATCTAGATACCGTTTATTTTGACGGGATATATTATCGATGGTCCATGATAAACgaatacaatattatatttgttttatctCACCGTGCATTATTGCCTTCTGATAAAACCAAGTTATTTATCAACGATATCACCAGATctttcaaaaaatatattaaacgAAGGGTAACTTCCAAAActttattaatattgg aATCAAGTGAATTTGAAGatttttcaaatgaatTCACTAagataatttcaaattctAACAGATtaacatcaaatataaCCGGCGTAAATAAGTCCCAAACTGCTAAATCCgaaacaaataatttggataaaaacGATATTGAGGGTAAGGGAAAGAAAGGCAAAGAGAAGAGAAGTTGGTCTTACAAGGATAAAATATCCAGAAAGGATATAGATGCCTTAGATTTTTCAGAAAAGGTCCAATCTGACAATGGACAGATGGGTCAAGCAATCAATACATCCCAGTATATAGATTCGGAGAGCGATGATTCGTATTGTGAAGAAAAAGAGTCAATATTTACCAGATATTATAGAAAGGTGGCTGATTCTTTACAGTCTTACATGGGCAATAAAACTCTCACTATTGAAGACGTTGATAAGGCAATGGTGGAACTCAAGTCTTTATTAGCTAGTAGAAATGTATCCACTGACGTGTGTGAAATGTTATGCGAGTCTGTAAAGAAGGGTTTGATTGGGAAAACTACTAAAAGATTTGTGAGTGTAAATAAAGCTATAAATGATGCTTTATGCAACGCTGTGACACAAGTACTAACATATTCCGGTacaattgacatttttgCTGAGGCAACGAGacataaaaatcaaaatttgctatATACAATAGCGTTTTGTGGTGTAAATGGAGTAGGAAAGTCTACTACATTGGCCAAAGTTTGCTATTTTCTCAAGAACAAAGGATTTAAAGTGTTACTGGCTGCATGTGATACTTTCAGATCTGGAGCAGTGGAACAGCTAAAAATCCATGCTAATTGTCTAAATGTCGAAGTTTTTGATAGGGGTTATGGAAAAAATCCAGATGAAATTGCTAAATCAGCCATATCATATGCGGAACAGAATAGTTACGATGTTGTATTGATTGATACGGCTGGTAGGATGCAAGACAACGAACCACTAATGAAATCTTTGGCTAAGCTGGTACATGTTAATAACCCGAGTaggatattttttgttgGAGAAGCACTGGTAGGTAACGATGGCGTGGATCAATTGGAAAAGTTTAACAACTGCTTTAAACACTCAAAG AGGGGAATAGATGGGATAATTCTGACAAAATTCGATACTGTAGATAACAAAGTTGGAGCGGCACTTTCCATGAGTTACATAGCAGGGAAGCCGATTGTATTCGTGGGAACTGGGCAAAACTACAATAACTTGAGACCCTTAAATTCGGCGTCTGTCGTTAAATCTCTTACATCATAA
- a CDS encoding conserved Plasmodium protein, unknown function (overlaps_old_locusTagID:BBM_II03395) translates to MTAYIPGLLERLSAPIVSSRLDDDDLAYLGKYESEISDSDNLQNIYSNDTIVALGDLDAKYKQQTYLSSLNSHIVDQDAQIAFYPVKYTNKIIRNDSNLTYRRTTSSLSNPLVNYIQKSQHDTPDPVDSNIQNSSSEQYAITTASSGSDKSKRLSHDNSKTDHDIHDKSGVVTANNHSTDRFQNAGDLVWQPGFTRQLGTKGRRVLLDLIRKVYRGNPEYFKNILALKNPPTSISNLPFCNVTMLWELANDFGVFDQAIQIHYAHGKPGYPANYHNTANYGCNKTRKTNSGKSKKNKFYNYDYEAYDEYYEDEYISSFSNGRTSRGRKIVQPKRFDDYDHLLDSNYQVEYGYCSNRHLNKDGNTILYYKNKSHDYVNLGELKGHKIERFTSQLIC, encoded by the coding sequence ATGACCGCTTATATTCCAGGTTTGCTCGAGCGTCTAAGCGCCCCAATTGTATCCTCCAGACTCGATGATGATGACCTTGCATATCTAGGCAAATACGAATCCGAAATATCTGACTCggataatttacaaaatatatactcaAATGATACCATAGTAGCATTAGGCGATTTGGACGCTAAATACAAACAACAAACTTACTTATCATCGTTAAATTCACACATTGTTGATCAAGACGCACAAATTGCGTTCTATCctgtaaaatatacaaacaAAATCATTCGAAATGACAGTAATCTCACTTACAGACGCACAACTTCATCACTTTCCAATCCCTTGGtgaattatattcaaaagTCACAACATGATACCCCTGACCCAGTTGATTCGAACATTCAAAATTCATCTTCTGAACAATACGCCATAACAACAGCCTCTAGCGGATCAGATAAATCTAAAAGGTTATCACATGACAACAGCAAAACTGATCATGATATCCACGACAAATCTGGTGTTGTAACCGCAAATAATCATAGCACTGATAGATTTCAGAATGCTGGAGATCTTGTTTGGCAGCCTGGATTTACTAGACAGCTTGGAACTAAGGGTAGAAGAGTCTTACTTGATTTGATAAGGAAGGTTTACCGAGGTAATCctgaatattttaaaaacattttggcattaaaaaatccacCAACATCAATATCAAACCTACCATTTTGCAACGTTACTATGCTTTGGGAGTTAGCCAACGATTTTGGTGTTTTTGACCAGGCAATACAAATTCACTATGCCCATGGTAAACCAGGATATCCAGCCAATTATCACAATACAGCCAATTATGGCTGCAATAAGACCCGCAAAACAAATAGCGGTAAGAgcaaaaaaaataaattcTATAACTATGATTATGAAGCTTACGATGAATATTATGAAGACGAGTATATATCAAGTTTTTCCAATGGTAGAACTTCTAGGGGCAGAAAGATCGTACAACCCAAACGCTTTGATGACTATGATCACTTGTTGGATTCCAATTATCAAGTTGAATATGGCTACTGTTCTAATAGGCATTTGAATAAGGATGGGAACACTATATTATACTATAAGAATAAGAGCCATGactatgtaaatttggGAGAGTTGAAAGGGCACAAAATCGAAAGATTCACATCGCAGCTTATTTGTTAG
- a CDS encoding conserved Plasmodium protein, unknown function (overlaps_old_locusTagID:BBM_II03385) — translation MFTRLVKNAATCSLFSNFMGNCVNPYCGKRLFSGVTTKSTCTTTSNAFLTSTFDKLYTYANPMEVKGIWRAPRQLVFSKEQFDKAYPEGYHGMRIGLPPKDSWMAKYIDPKYDSISPFLWTILFISPILYYSIVHSLWEIGLLPSKSHSH, via the coding sequence ATGTTTACCAGACTTGTAAAAAATGCCGCTACTTGCTCCTTATTTAGTAACTTTATGGGTAATTGTGTCAACCCTTACTGTGGCAAAAGATTATTTTCCGGAGTAACAACTAAAAGCACTTGTACAACTACATCCAACGCATTTCTCACGTCTACCTTTGACAAACTCTACACCTATGCAAATCCTATGGAAGTGAAGGGAATATGGAGAGCCCCTAGGCAATTGGTGTTTAGCAAGGAACAATTTGATAAGGCCTATCCCGAAGGTTACCACGGCATGAGAATTGGTTTACCGCCAAAAGATTCGTGGATGGCAAAATACATCGATCCCAAATATGATTCCATATCGCCTTTCCTGTGgacaatattatttatttcgCCCATCTTATATTACTCAATTGTACATTCGTTGTGGGAGATAGGCCTTTTGCCATCCAAATCACACTCACATTAA